A genomic window from Candidatus Denitrolinea symbiosum includes:
- a CDS encoding peptide ABC transporter substrate-binding protein: MNKKLFVLLTMLALASMILAACGPKPSSPATQAPSAQAPATDAPATDAPVEPTPIPDIPIATYERGSLSVAECGNGYTGFFKSIEATDENTVTFTMCKSDPAFLSKIAFSPFAIYPEEWVEATAGESARTSEGLEKPIGTGPYMVQEWKRGDSITFVANPDYWGEAAKAKTLVFRWSTESAARLLELQAGTIDGFDNPGPDDFATIQDDANLHLALRPALNVFYVGMTNTFAPFDNVKVRQAIGMGIDRQRIVDTFYPTGSEVASHFTPCTIPNACDGEAWYDFDVEAAKALLSEAGFPDGFKTKLYYRDVVRGYLPQVGSVAQDIQAQLKANLNIDAEIVVMESGAFIEESGSGRLDGLYLLGWGADYPHITNFLDYHFGQASQQFGKIPAEIYEPIAQGATIADPVEAAPVYSQANNAIRELVPMVPIAHGGSAVAYRADVVNPQASPLTSEMFAVTDPGGRDIFVWMQNAEPISMFCPDETDGESLRACEQVMQSLYGYEINGTAVEPVLAESCTPNADLTVWTCTLRKDIKFHDGSTFDAYDVVATFNMGLNIGSPFHVGNTNLWEYYDLLWGLMKKPGG, translated from the coding sequence GTGAACAAGAAACTGTTTGTTTTGCTTACGATGCTCGCGCTTGCCAGCATGATCCTGGCGGCCTGCGGCCCGAAACCGTCTTCGCCGGCCACCCAGGCGCCGAGCGCCCAGGCGCCCGCCACCGACGCGCCGGCCACCGACGCGCCGGTCGAGCCCACCCCCATTCCCGACATCCCGATCGCGACATATGAGCGCGGCTCTTTGTCGGTTGCGGAATGTGGCAATGGCTATACCGGCTTTTTCAAGTCCATTGAGGCCACCGATGAAAACACCGTGACTTTCACGATGTGCAAGTCGGATCCGGCCTTCCTTTCGAAGATCGCCTTCAGCCCGTTCGCCATCTATCCCGAAGAGTGGGTTGAAGCGACCGCCGGCGAAAGCGCCCGCACCAGCGAGGGACTCGAGAAGCCGATCGGCACCGGCCCCTACATGGTTCAGGAATGGAAACGCGGCGACAGCATCACCTTCGTCGCCAACCCCGATTACTGGGGCGAGGCCGCCAAGGCCAAGACGCTGGTCTTCCGCTGGTCAACTGAATCCGCGGCCCGCCTGCTGGAACTGCAGGCCGGCACGATTGACGGCTTCGACAACCCCGGCCCCGACGACTTCGCCACGATCCAGGACGACGCGAATCTGCACCTGGCCCTGCGCCCGGCGTTGAACGTCTTCTACGTCGGCATGACCAACACCTTCGCGCCGTTCGACAATGTGAAGGTCCGCCAGGCGATCGGTATGGGCATCGACCGCCAGCGCATCGTGGACACGTTCTATCCGACCGGCTCCGAGGTCGCCAGCCACTTCACCCCTTGCACCATCCCGAACGCTTGCGATGGCGAGGCGTGGTATGACTTTGACGTGGAGGCCGCCAAGGCCTTGCTGTCTGAAGCCGGCTTCCCGGATGGCTTCAAGACCAAACTGTATTACCGCGACGTGGTGCGCGGCTACCTGCCCCAGGTGGGCAGCGTGGCCCAGGATATTCAGGCGCAGCTCAAAGCCAACCTGAACATTGACGCCGAGATCGTCGTGATGGAATCCGGCGCGTTCATCGAAGAATCCGGTTCCGGCCGACTCGACGGCCTGTACCTGCTCGGTTGGGGCGCGGACTATCCGCACATCACCAACTTCCTGGACTATCACTTCGGCCAGGCCAGCCAGCAGTTCGGCAAGATTCCCGCCGAAATCTACGAGCCGATCGCCCAGGGCGCCACCATTGCCGATCCTGTTGAAGCCGCCCCGGTCTACTCCCAGGCGAACAACGCCATCCGCGAACTGGTTCCGATGGTCCCGATCGCGCACGGCGGTTCCGCGGTCGCTTACCGCGCCGACGTGGTCAACCCGCAGGCCAGCCCGCTGACCAGCGAGATGTTTGCCGTCACCGATCCGGGCGGCCGCGACATCTTCGTCTGGATGCAGAACGCCGAACCCATCAGCATGTTCTGCCCGGATGAGACCGACGGCGAGTCCCTGCGCGCCTGCGAACAGGTGATGCAATCGCTGTACGGCTACGAGATCAACGGCACCGCCGTGGAACCCGTGTTGGCCGAATCCTGCACGCCGAACGCCGACCTGACCGTCTGGACCTGCACCCTGCGCAAGGACATCAAATTCCACGACGGCTCGACCTTCGACGCCTACGACGTGGTGGCTACCTTCAACATGGGCCTGAACATCGGCTCGCCCTTCCACGTTGGCAACACCAACCTGTGGGAGTACTACGATCTGCTCTGGGGCCTGATGAAGAAACCCGGCGGCTAG